The following coding sequences lie in one Halorarum halophilum genomic window:
- a CDS encoding mechanosensitive ion channel family protein gives MFTATLQGHVLQVSVPGFLEETIAGIVAFAPRLLGALVILLIGWVVGVAVAKVVRAVADRVELDRMVTETPLGSLLGGSETAVANAFGGLAKWFVYAIAILAAANVLAIPLLSEWIGTAVSYLPAFVAGLLVIVLGFVVADFIGDAITRTRAATQTAYTSWFATGTRLFLYFTAVVIGLDTMGIDVSILFVFANAAAWGLAAAIALGAGLAFGWGGHTYVEENLPNWAGRASSASPAPQGSPRADGGEQHTSDDDVDD, from the coding sequence ATGTTTACAGCAACGCTACAGGGTCACGTACTCCAGGTATCCGTGCCGGGGTTCCTCGAGGAGACGATCGCGGGGATAGTTGCGTTCGCTCCCCGACTGCTGGGGGCACTCGTCATCCTCCTGATCGGCTGGGTCGTCGGTGTCGCCGTCGCGAAGGTGGTCCGAGCGGTGGCCGATCGCGTCGAACTCGACCGAATGGTCACGGAGACGCCGCTCGGAAGCCTCCTCGGCGGGTCGGAAACTGCCGTCGCGAACGCGTTCGGGGGGCTCGCGAAGTGGTTCGTCTACGCCATCGCGATCCTCGCTGCGGCGAACGTGCTCGCGATTCCGCTGCTCTCGGAGTGGATCGGGACGGCCGTCTCCTATCTCCCGGCGTTCGTTGCCGGGCTTCTGGTGATCGTCCTCGGGTTCGTCGTCGCCGACTTCATCGGTGACGCGATCACGCGGACCCGAGCTGCCACCCAGACGGCGTACACGTCGTGGTTCGCAACGGGGACTCGCCTGTTCCTCTACTTCACCGCGGTCGTGATCGGACTCGACACGATGGGCATCGACGTCAGTATCCTGTTCGTGTTCGCTAACGCGGCAGCATGGGGACTGGCCGCTGCGATCGCCCTCGGCGCCGGACTCGCCTTCGGGTGGGGCGGACACACCTACGTCGAGGAGAACCTCCCGAACTGGGCCGGCCGCGCATCCTCGGCATCGCCCGCACCACAGGGCTCACCCCGCGCTGACGGCGGCGAGCAGCACACCTCGGATGACGACGTAGACGACTGA
- a CDS encoding universal stress protein, which translates to MGTIFVAFGGSEHRSNVLEFAVEQAAVSDHDLFVYHVQESEEESVQQIRDEIETVIRRTAPDLTFEVEIDTRGGFSDRTNVSEEKLLTDAILDSDRDYEFVVMGDREHDFLDDLMHSSMTETVLETHAIPVMLVPV; encoded by the coding sequence ATGGGAACGATCTTCGTCGCGTTCGGGGGTTCCGAGCACCGGAGCAACGTCCTGGAGTTCGCCGTTGAACAAGCAGCAGTGAGCGACCACGACCTGTTCGTGTACCACGTTCAGGAGTCGGAGGAGGAGTCCGTCCAGCAGATCCGCGACGAGATCGAGACGGTGATCCGGCGAACGGCTCCGGACCTTACCTTCGAAGTGGAGATCGATACGAGAGGTGGGTTCTCGGATCGGACGAACGTCTCGGAAGAGAAACTCCTCACCGACGCGATACTGGACTCCGACCGAGACTACGAATTCGTCGTCATGGGTGACCGTGAACACGACTTCCTCGACGACCTCATGCACTCCAGTATGACGGAAACGGTTCTCGAAACACACGCCATCCCCGTCATGTTAGTCCCCGTTTGA
- a CDS encoding DUF7344 domain-containing protein: MDHQRSIPTETVDQLLSPLANSRCRDAITCMRAESAEVFSISDLASELSTGSDGEPDRVVIQSHHSILPRLADADVVTHDPESNTVQYRGAFRIEIPAGLPPNREPTDGCGVLTDSPAW, translated from the coding sequence ATGGACCACCAGCGATCAATTCCTACTGAGACGGTAGACCAGTTACTGAGCCCCCTCGCAAACTCACGCTGCAGGGATGCGATCACCTGCATGAGAGCAGAGTCGGCGGAGGTGTTCTCCATCAGTGACCTCGCGAGCGAACTCAGCACGGGGTCCGATGGGGAACCAGACCGGGTCGTGATCCAGTCACACCACTCGATCCTCCCCAGGCTCGCCGACGCCGATGTCGTGACCCACGACCCGGAATCGAACACGGTCCAGTATCGGGGGGCATTCCGAATTGAAATCCCTGCTGGACTGCCTCCAAACCGCGAGCCAACAGATGGATGTGGAGTTCTGACCGATTCTCCTGCCTGGTAG
- a CDS encoding Lrp/AsnC family transcriptional regulator — protein sequence MGRDLDDVDRSILYLLQRDARNTTAQDIADTAGVSPSTVRNRIDQLEADGIIKGYHPEIDYEAANLPLQVTFVISAPPTELPDISEQIRGIQGVIDVREMLTGRRNVHVDVVGTSTADITRITDAIHDIGIEIDSSEMMRRRHVQPFNHFFLQGSELEDAHGEGDVDDTES from the coding sequence ATGGGTCGTGACCTGGACGATGTCGATCGGAGTATTCTCTATCTGCTGCAGAGAGATGCTCGAAACACGACAGCACAGGACATCGCCGACACCGCTGGCGTCTCGCCGAGCACCGTTCGCAACCGAATCGACCAGCTCGAAGCGGACGGGATCATCAAAGGCTACCACCCGGAGATCGACTACGAAGCGGCCAATCTCCCGCTACAGGTGACGTTCGTCATCAGTGCACCACCCACCGAACTCCCCGACATCTCGGAGCAAATTCGGGGCATTCAGGGCGTCATCGACGTTCGCGAGATGCTCACCGGCCGTCGGAACGTCCACGTCGACGTCGTCGGGACGAGCACGGCCGACATCACCAGAATCACCGATGCCATTCACGACATCGGAATCGAAATCGATAGTTCGGAGATGATGCGACGCCGGCACGTGCAGCCGTTCAACCACTTCTTCCTGCAGGGGTCGGAGTTGGAGGACGCGCACGGCGAAGGGGATGTGGACGACACCGAGTCGTAG
- a CDS encoding DUF7344 domain-containing protein gives MNDFTFDALANGHRRTLLVELFESRSHEDTIHVPTDRDSRADDPDRQRMALYHTHLPKLVDYGFVRWNENTHEICRGSRFEEIRPLLEVVVDCADGELVEQR, from the coding sequence ATGAACGACTTCACCTTCGATGCGCTGGCGAACGGGCACCGACGAACGCTCCTGGTCGAGCTGTTCGAATCACGTTCCCACGAGGACACCATTCACGTTCCCACGGATAGGGATTCGAGAGCGGACGACCCCGACCGTCAACGGATGGCGCTGTATCACACGCATCTGCCCAAACTCGTGGATTATGGCTTCGTCCGATGGAACGAGAATACACACGAGATTTGCCGAGGGTCACGGTTCGAGGAGATCCGACCGCTCCTCGAAGTCGTCGTCGACTGCGCCGACGGGGAACTCGTGGAACAGCGGTAA
- a CDS encoding HalOD1 output domain-containing protein — translation MREQASAIVVESVPRELTVGPTDLPEQLYSVLDPDALDSLFAGRENTADPVMFSHCGYDGTVTGGGDVILES, via the coding sequence ATAAGGGAACAAGCAAGTGCGATCGTCGTTGAATCCGTCCCCCGGGAGTTGACTGTCGGCCCGACCGATCTTCCCGAGCAGTTGTACTCAGTCCTCGACCCGGATGCCCTGGACTCGTTGTTCGCGGGGAGAGAGAATACGGCAGACCCAGTGATGTTCTCGCATTGTGGCTACGACGGAACCGTGACCGGAGGTGGAGATGTGATTCTCGAAAGTTGA
- a CDS encoding sulfite exporter TauE/SafE family protein, producing MIGLFVGFGLLIGILFGFFGMGGSFLVTPALLVIGYPAPVAVGSGLAFVFGTSVIGALRHRDHGQVSYKLATVMILGLTFGIEVGTRVVFLLADLGSADVVIGVVYVGLLGAVGLTVLRDARTDGTDAGTGRVATRVRAIQIPPMVSLPGGATVSVWVILAVGSAIGVLSGCLGVGGGFLLLPVMVSGFGIPAAIAAGTSILQISVSGAFGTFVYAQSNAVDIPVVAALLGGSALGARIGASATRLVNEADIKGYFAVMLLSGSVDTASKQVSVAYGVGMLGTGSTVLIFGTAVVVSGAIVRTSIAALRENRERGSSLTH from the coding sequence ATGATCGGTCTCTTCGTCGGATTCGGCCTGCTCATCGGCATTCTCTTCGGGTTCTTCGGGATGGGCGGGTCGTTCCTCGTGACGCCAGCGCTGTTGGTGATCGGATATCCGGCACCGGTGGCCGTCGGGAGCGGACTCGCGTTCGTCTTCGGCACCAGTGTCATTGGTGCGCTCAGACACCGTGATCACGGCCAGGTCAGCTACAAACTGGCGACGGTGATGATTCTCGGACTGACGTTCGGTATCGAGGTCGGCACCCGGGTCGTGTTCCTGCTTGCGGATCTCGGCAGCGCCGACGTCGTCATCGGCGTGGTGTACGTCGGACTTCTCGGTGCCGTCGGCCTCACCGTCCTCCGAGATGCCCGTACTGACGGTACAGATGCGGGAACGGGCCGAGTCGCTACCAGGGTTCGGGCCATCCAGATCCCGCCAATGGTGTCGCTACCTGGCGGTGCGACCGTCTCAGTGTGGGTTATCCTTGCTGTTGGGTCGGCGATCGGCGTTCTCTCTGGATGTCTCGGCGTCGGTGGGGGATTCCTTCTGCTCCCCGTCATGGTCTCCGGGTTCGGCATACCCGCTGCAATCGCTGCTGGGACCAGTATCCTCCAGATCTCGGTTTCGGGTGCGTTCGGGACGTTCGTCTACGCCCAGTCGAACGCCGTCGATATTCCCGTTGTCGCCGCGTTACTCGGCGGGAGCGCGCTCGGTGCTCGCATCGGTGCGAGTGCGACACGGCTGGTAAACGAGGCTGACATCAAGGGATACTTCGCAGTGATGCTGCTCTCGGGGAGTGTCGACACCGCAAGTAAGCAGGTGAGTGTCGCATACGGCGTTGGGATGCTTGGAACTGGGAGTACAGTCCTCATCTTCGGAACCGCGGTCGTGGTCAGTGGTGCGATCGTCCGCACGTCGATCGCTGCGCTCAGAGAGAATCGAGAGCGTGGGTCGTCACTGACCCACTAA
- a CDS encoding DUF7512 family protein: protein MSDRDAGFAAVWRVSTASNVLLGVLVLSLSVLLIGPVFNESGRAAATVGYVLAEALVLYVGYGALARVASPAAREILVST, encoded by the coding sequence ATGAGTGATAGGGACGCCGGATTCGCGGCAGTCTGGAGGGTATCGACAGCCTCGAACGTACTGTTGGGTGTACTGGTATTATCGCTGAGCGTCCTGCTGATCGGCCCCGTGTTCAATGAGTCCGGGCGGGCCGCTGCCACGGTCGGTTACGTCCTGGCGGAAGCGCTCGTGCTGTACGTCGGATACGGGGCGCTGGCGCGGGTTGCTAGCCCGGCCGCCCGTGAGATACTCGTGAGCACCTGA
- a CDS encoding FAD-binding oxidoreductase has translation MAQHVIPAERIERFEAEFHGGLIRPDDADYDDARTVWNGMIDKRPALIARCRGVGDVISAVDFARENDLLVAVRGGGHNVAGTAVCDDGLVIDLSEMRGVWINPDARTARVQAGATWADVDRETQAFGLATPGGAVSETGVAGLTLGGGIGHLRCEYGLTCDNLASVNLVTAGGEYMTASGDENSDLFWGLRGGGGNFGVVTGFEFDLHPVGPDVAICLVFYSGDRMVEVLGAYRDYVADAPPEVSLLTLSGVMPDEDLFPTDAVLESKIAIAGCYAGPVADGERALAPLRGIAEPIADFSEPMPYVEFQQLFDEDYPDGMRYYWKSLYLDGLSESAIDRIVYWSDVAPSPLSTVDVWQLGGAIAQVGVEDSAFAGRHAPFLLGVEANWERPENDDANVEWVRDCLDDMRQFSDGSVYLNFPGFLEEGDDMMRSTFGPTYERLVALKDEYDPTNLFSLNQNIAPSENVRADGGRCHE, from the coding sequence ATGGCACAACACGTCATCCCCGCCGAACGGATCGAACGGTTCGAAGCAGAATTCCACGGCGGCCTGATTCGTCCCGACGACGCCGACTACGACGACGCGCGCACGGTGTGGAACGGGATGATCGACAAGCGTCCGGCCCTGATTGCGCGATGTCGAGGCGTCGGAGACGTCATCAGCGCGGTGGACTTCGCGCGCGAGAACGATCTCCTGGTCGCGGTACGTGGCGGTGGCCACAACGTCGCCGGAACCGCCGTCTGCGACGACGGGCTCGTGATCGATCTCTCCGAGATGAGGGGCGTGTGGATAAACCCTGACGCACGGACGGCACGGGTCCAGGCCGGTGCCACGTGGGCGGATGTGGACCGCGAAACCCAGGCCTTCGGGCTGGCAACGCCTGGAGGGGCCGTCTCGGAGACGGGGGTCGCTGGATTGACGCTCGGTGGTGGCATCGGTCATCTCCGCTGCGAGTACGGCTTGACCTGTGACAACCTCGCATCCGTAAATCTGGTCACGGCGGGCGGCGAGTACATGACCGCCAGCGGGGACGAGAACTCGGACCTCTTCTGGGGACTCCGTGGTGGCGGCGGCAACTTCGGGGTGGTCACCGGCTTCGAGTTCGACCTCCACCCGGTCGGCCCGGACGTGGCGATCTGCCTCGTGTTCTATTCGGGTGACCGGATGGTCGAGGTTCTGGGAGCCTACCGCGACTACGTCGCGGATGCGCCCCCGGAAGTAAGCTTGCTCACTCTGTCCGGTGTGATGCCCGACGAGGACCTCTTCCCAACAGATGCGGTGCTCGAATCCAAGATAGCGATCGCGGGCTGTTACGCGGGCCCGGTCGCGGACGGCGAACGCGCACTGGCACCCTTGCGAGGGATCGCCGAGCCGATCGCCGACTTCAGTGAACCGATGCCGTACGTCGAGTTCCAGCAACTCTTCGACGAGGACTACCCCGACGGGATGCGCTACTACTGGAAGTCACTGTACCTCGACGGCCTGTCGGAGTCCGCCATCGATCGAATCGTCTACTGGTCCGATGTGGCACCTTCACCGCTCTCGACAGTGGATGTCTGGCAGTTGGGTGGCGCAATCGCCCAGGTTGGCGTCGAGGACAGCGCGTTCGCGGGGCGACACGCGCCCTTCCTGCTGGGCGTCGAAGCGAACTGGGAACGCCCGGAGAACGACGACGCCAACGTCGAGTGGGTGCGGGACTGTCTCGACGACATGCGCCAGTTCTCGGACGGCTCGGTGTACCTGAACTTCCCGGGATTCCTCGAAGAGGGCGACGACATGATGCGGTCCACGTTCGGACCGACGTACGAGCGGTTGGTCGCGCTAAAGGACGAGTACGACCCGACGAATCTGTTCAGCCTCAATCAGAACATCGCGCCGTCCGAAAACGTTCGAGCCGACGGTGGAAGATGCCATGAGTGA
- a CDS encoding helix-turn-helix transcriptional regulator, protein MIPDQDDRLEDDGRPPPGSPVFEAILENERNRRYLGKRLDAAGDRIDTELLGDIIRLEPILEALLEEPLDRREIEQRLDVSRATSHRYTQWLDEHEFVEKVDGRFQLTWRGEVVAEEVLRFEANIRTAHRLTPLLDVICEDHREFVVEPFVDATITVAEPDDPYRPVERFIALVDESETFRGFNTTHMAPLVLGEFHQRVFDDTDTEIIYLPHIVEKLFETYPERAQESIDRGHLTLRTRDELPYGLALFDERVGIGGYDETTGLMQVFVDTDSPIACEWAERVYTSVRADSNPLDEKTDLTR, encoded by the coding sequence ATGATCCCTGACCAAGACGACCGATTGGAGGACGATGGCCGCCCGCCACCTGGCTCGCCGGTCTTCGAGGCGATCCTGGAAAACGAGCGAAACCGCCGCTATCTCGGCAAGCGCCTGGACGCCGCGGGCGATCGCATCGATACAGAACTCCTCGGAGACATCATCAGACTCGAACCCATCCTCGAAGCGCTACTGGAAGAACCGCTCGATCGCCGGGAGATCGAACAGCGACTCGACGTCTCGCGGGCGACGAGCCACCGCTACACGCAGTGGCTCGACGAGCACGAATTCGTTGAGAAAGTCGATGGGCGATTCCAACTGACCTGGCGCGGCGAGGTCGTCGCAGAGGAGGTGCTCCGGTTCGAAGCGAACATACGGACGGCGCACAGACTGACCCCGCTTCTCGACGTGATCTGTGAGGACCACCGGGAGTTCGTCGTCGAACCGTTCGTCGACGCGACGATCACCGTCGCCGAACCTGACGATCCCTACAGGCCGGTCGAGCGGTTCATCGCACTCGTCGACGAGTCGGAGACGTTTCGGGGGTTCAATACGACGCACATGGCTCCGCTGGTCCTCGGCGAGTTCCACCAGCGGGTGTTCGACGATACCGACACCGAGATCATCTATCTTCCACATATCGTGGAGAAACTGTTCGAGACGTACCCGGAGCGCGCCCAGGAATCGATCGACCGCGGGCATCTGACACTCCGGACGCGTGATGAACTGCCGTACGGCCTCGCTCTCTTCGACGAGCGTGTCGGTATCGGCGGCTACGACGAAACCACCGGTCTCATGCAGGTGTTCGTCGATACGGATTCGCCGATCGCGTGTGAGTGGGCGGAGCGCGTCTACACATCGGTCAGAGCAGATTCGAACCCGCTCGATGAGAAGACGGATCTGACTCGGTGA
- a CDS encoding geranylgeranylglycerol-phosphate geranylgeranyltransferase encodes MGDTRALAGGLLELTRPGNAVAAGALTFIGAFVGGGLQPIPVTLAVAATVFAVAAGNAANDYFDRDIDRVNRPDRPIPSGRVTPRTAATFAGVLFLGAVVAAATLPMLALAIAVVNLLALLAYTELFKGLPGVGNAVVAYLTGSTFLFGAAAVGALGPDVWVLFGLAAVATFARELVKDVEDVAGDREEGLRTLPIVAGERATLTLAVAVMVIGAAASAFPYARGTFGVAYLALVVPADAVMVGATAWGFRDPGTAQRWLKRGTFLAATAFVVGRLAVAG; translated from the coding sequence ATGGGGGACACGCGGGCGCTGGCGGGCGGCTTGCTCGAACTCACCCGACCCGGCAACGCCGTCGCCGCGGGCGCGCTCACGTTCATCGGCGCGTTCGTCGGCGGCGGCCTCCAGCCGATTCCCGTCACCCTGGCGGTCGCGGCGACCGTGTTCGCCGTCGCCGCGGGCAACGCGGCGAACGATTACTTCGATCGCGACATCGACCGCGTCAACCGGCCGGATCGACCCATTCCGAGCGGCCGGGTCACGCCCCGGACGGCGGCGACGTTCGCCGGCGTGCTGTTCCTCGGCGCTGTCGTCGCCGCGGCCACGCTGCCGATGCTCGCGCTCGCCATCGCCGTCGTAAACCTGCTCGCGCTCCTCGCCTACACGGAGCTGTTCAAGGGGCTCCCCGGCGTCGGCAACGCGGTCGTCGCGTACCTCACCGGGAGCACGTTCCTCTTCGGCGCCGCTGCGGTGGGGGCGCTCGGGCCGGACGTCTGGGTGCTGTTCGGGCTGGCGGCCGTCGCGACGTTCGCCCGCGAGCTCGTGAAGGACGTCGAGGACGTGGCCGGCGACCGCGAGGAGGGGCTCCGGACGTTGCCCATCGTCGCCGGCGAGCGGGCGACGCTCACTCTCGCCGTCGCCGTCATGGTCATCGGCGCGGCGGCGAGCGCGTTCCCCTACGCCCGGGGGACGTTCGGTGTCGCGTACCTCGCGCTGGTGGTGCCCGCTGACGCGGTGATGGTCGGGGCGACCGCGTGGGGCTTCAGGGACCCGGGAACCGCCCAGCGGTGGCTCAAACGGGGGACGTTCCTCGCCGCGACCGCGTTCGTCGTCGGACGGCTCGCCGTCGCCGGCTGA
- a CDS encoding RAD55 family ATPase — protein sequence MYDVEALGSSIDPGSNVLITGPPLSGKRELALDILAEGVEDGEGAIIVTTKDGADRLLDRLGRRVDYEGKPVAVVDTVTRQQGVGDVRDDEYVKYTSSPVDLTGVGIKLSEFLESFYKDRGITRNRVMLHSLSTLLMYSDLQTVFRFLHVFTGRIQSVDGFGVYCIDSTAHDDQTMNTLKQLFDGVIETAEDGEHAVRLADA from the coding sequence ATGTATGACGTCGAGGCGCTCGGGTCGAGCATAGACCCGGGCTCGAACGTCCTCATCACCGGCCCGCCGCTGAGCGGGAAGCGCGAGCTCGCGCTCGACATCCTCGCGGAGGGCGTCGAGGACGGCGAGGGCGCCATCATCGTGACCACGAAGGACGGCGCGGACCGGCTGCTCGACCGGCTCGGCCGCCGCGTCGACTACGAGGGGAAGCCGGTGGCCGTCGTCGACACCGTCACGCGCCAGCAGGGGGTCGGCGACGTTCGCGACGACGAGTACGTGAAGTACACCTCCTCCCCCGTTGACCTCACGGGCGTCGGGATCAAGCTCTCCGAGTTCCTCGAGAGCTTCTACAAGGACCGCGGCATCACGCGCAACCGCGTGATGCTCCACTCGCTGTCGACGCTGCTGATGTACTCGGACCTGCAGACGGTGTTCCGCTTCCTCCACGTGTTCACCGGCCGCATCCAGAGCGTCGACGGGTTCGGCGTGTACTGCATCGACTCGACGGCCCACGACGACCAGACGATGAACACGCTGAAACAGCTGTTCGACGGCGTCATCGAGACCGCAGAGGACGGCGAGCACGCGGTCAGGCTCGCCGACGCCTGA
- a CDS encoding CoA-binding protein: MPVTDDEGLRDLLSMDPVAVIGCSSTPGKAAHDIPQYLQRHGYDVIPVNPYADEILGREAYDSLAEVEADVELVDVFRPSDEVAGIVDEVLDRQEDRDDIRGVWLQLGITDDEALARVEDAGLLATQDKCMKVEYARLMD, translated from the coding sequence ATGCCCGTGACCGACGACGAGGGGCTCCGCGACCTGCTCTCGATGGACCCCGTGGCCGTGATCGGCTGTTCGAGCACGCCGGGGAAGGCCGCCCACGACATCCCGCAGTACCTCCAGCGGCACGGCTACGACGTAATCCCGGTGAACCCCTACGCCGACGAGATCCTCGGGCGCGAGGCGTACGACTCGCTCGCCGAGGTCGAGGCGGACGTGGAACTCGTGGACGTGTTCCGCCCGAGCGACGAGGTCGCCGGTATCGTCGACGAGGTGCTCGACCGACAGGAGGATCGCGACGACATCCGCGGCGTATGGCTCCAGCTCGGCATCACCGACGACGAGGCGCTCGCTCGCGTCGAGGACGCCGGCCTCCTCGCCACGCAGGACAAGTGCATGAAGGTCGAGTACGCCCGGCTGATGGACTGA
- a CDS encoding sensor histidine kinase: MTRWRNLTSPAWGRRTIVGLGGLYVALASGWAIQHLALGRPVSNVLLVSLFIGLPGLGLVYGGYRLPRTDIDPTFYPTVAGWCLAGTGLMYVSLVVYQFEPGESISEPIRGLLVLTAFGSVAGYGVGVYDALARTRAVDLERRNRELERTEAELQKTVGRLERANERFEESNERLEQFAYAASHDLREPLRMITNYLTLVEQRYGDSLDEDGREFIGFAVDGADRMRAMIDGLLAYSRVGTQGEPLTPIELDEVLADVRKDLEVRITESGATVESEALPRVQGDRNQLRQLLQNLLSNAIEYSGDGSPRVRISADRTGATWTVSVRDEGIGIDPADTDRIFEIFQRLHTQEEHAGTGIGLALCKRIVERHGGTIRVDSDPSEGTTFSFTLQAAGDRPT; encoded by the coding sequence GTGACACGCTGGAGGAACCTCACGTCCCCCGCCTGGGGGAGGCGGACCATCGTCGGCCTCGGGGGGCTGTACGTCGCGCTCGCGTCGGGGTGGGCGATCCAGCACCTCGCCCTGGGACGGCCCGTCTCGAACGTGCTGCTCGTCTCGCTCTTCATCGGCCTTCCGGGGCTCGGACTCGTCTACGGCGGCTATCGGCTGCCCCGAACGGACATTGACCCGACGTTTTACCCGACCGTCGCCGGCTGGTGTCTCGCCGGCACCGGGCTGATGTACGTCAGCCTGGTCGTCTACCAGTTCGAGCCGGGTGAGAGCATCAGCGAACCGATCCGCGGCCTGCTGGTCCTCACGGCGTTCGGGAGCGTCGCCGGGTACGGGGTCGGCGTCTACGACGCGCTCGCGAGGACAAGAGCCGTCGACCTGGAACGGCGGAACCGGGAACTCGAGCGAACCGAGGCGGAACTCCAGAAGACGGTGGGGCGACTCGAACGGGCGAACGAGCGGTTCGAGGAGTCGAACGAACGCCTGGAACAGTTCGCCTACGCCGCCTCCCACGACCTCCGTGAGCCGTTGCGGATGATCACGAACTACCTCACGCTCGTCGAACAGCGGTACGGCGACTCCCTCGACGAGGACGGCAGGGAGTTCATCGGGTTCGCCGTCGACGGCGCCGACCGGATGCGCGCGATGATCGACGGGCTGCTCGCGTACTCTCGGGTCGGGACGCAGGGCGAGCCGCTGACCCCGATCGAACTCGACGAGGTGCTCGCCGACGTCAGGAAGGACCTCGAAGTGCGGATCACCGAGAGCGGCGCCACCGTGGAATCGGAGGCGCTACCCCGCGTCCAGGGGGACAGGAATCAGCTGCGTCAACTGCTCCAGAACCTGTTGAGCAACGCCATCGAGTACAGCGGCGACGGATCGCCCCGCGTTCGAATCTCCGCCGATCGAACCGGGGCGACGTGGACGGTGTCCGTCCGTGACGAGGGGATCGGCATCGATCCTGCGGACACCGACCGCATCTTCGAGATCTTCCAGCGACTCCACACCCAGGAGGAGCACGCCGGCACCGGGATCGGCCTCGCGCTCTGCAAGCGCATCGTCGAGCGTCACGGCGGCACGATCCGGGTAGACTCCGACCCT